The following coding sequences lie in one Vibrio sp. BS-M-Sm-2 genomic window:
- the rpoS gene encoding RNA polymerase sigma factor RpoS, with protein sequence MSISNAVTKEEFDLDQATTEPEALGKAKRTVTKKTEAKEEVEVTSKSLDATQLYLGEIGFSPLLTAEEEVLYARRALRGDEAARKRMIESNLRLVVKISRRYSNRGLALLDLIEEGNLGLIRAVEKFDPERGFRFSTYATWWIRQTIERALMNQTRTIRLPIHVVKELNIYLRTARELSQKLDHEPTAEEIASKLDKPVGDVSKMLRLNERVSSVDTPIGGDGEKALLDIIPDINNSDPEVSTQDSDIKNSLIFWLDELNPKQKEVLARRFGLLGYEPSTLEEVGREISLTRERVRQIQVEGLRRLREILIKQGLNMENLFNVEND encoded by the coding sequence ATGAGTATAAGCAATGCAGTAACCAAAGAAGAGTTCGATCTTGACCAAGCAACCACGGAACCGGAAGCTCTTGGAAAAGCAAAACGAACAGTCACGAAGAAAACCGAAGCGAAAGAAGAAGTTGAAGTTACGTCTAAAAGCTTAGATGCCACTCAACTGTATTTAGGCGAAATCGGTTTCTCACCACTACTAACCGCAGAAGAAGAAGTGCTTTACGCACGTCGAGCTCTACGCGGTGATGAAGCAGCACGTAAACGCATGATCGAAAGTAACCTGCGTTTGGTGGTAAAAATTTCTCGTCGTTATAGCAACCGTGGCTTGGCACTTCTCGATCTAATCGAAGAAGGCAACCTAGGCTTGATTCGCGCCGTAGAGAAGTTTGACCCAGAGCGTGGCTTCCGCTTCTCAACTTACGCAACATGGTGGATTCGTCAAACCATTGAACGGGCGTTGATGAATCAGACTCGCACTATCCGTTTGCCAATTCATGTTGTGAAAGAGCTGAACATCTACCTACGTACTGCAAGAGAGCTATCACAAAAGCTTGACCATGAACCAACGGCAGAAGAAATTGCTTCTAAGCTAGATAAGCCAGTTGGTGATGTGAGTAAGATGCTTCGTCTAAACGAACGAGTGAGCTCTGTTGATACGCCAATTGGTGGTGACGGTGAGAAAGCACTGTTGGATATTATTCCAGACATCAACAATTCAGATCCTGAGGTTTCAACTCAAGATAGCGATATCAAGAACTCACTGATATTCTGGCTTGATGAACTAAACCCGAAGCAGAAAGAAGTGCTTGCACGTCGATTTGGACTACTAGGTTATGAACCGTCAACGCTAGAAGAAGTTGGCCGTGAAATCAGCCTAACTCGTGAGCGAGTTCGTCAAATCCAAGTTGAAGGTCTTCGCCGTCTACGTGAGATTCTTATCAAGCAAGGTCTGAATATGGAAAACCTGTTCAACGTAGAAAACGACTAA
- the mutS gene encoding DNA mismatch repair protein MutS, which yields MKADQKHTPMMQQYLKLKAENPEILLFYRMGDFYELFYDDAKKASQLLDISLTKRGSSNGEPIPMAGVPYHAVEGYLAKLVQLGESVAICEQIGNPALSKGPVERAVVRIVTPGTVTDEALLSERVDNLIAAIYHHNGKFGYATLDITSGRFQLCEPETEEAMAAELQRTSPRELLFPEDFEPVNLMASRNGNRRRPVWEFELDTAKQQLNKQFGTRDLVGFGVESAKLGLCAAGCLIQYVKDTQRTALPHIRSLTMDKQDHSVILDAATRRNLEITQNLGGGTDNTLAEVLDHTATAMGSRMLKRWLHQPMRNISALDQRLDAIGEMKDLALFTELQPTLKQIGDIERILARLALRSARPRDMARLRQAMEYLPELAETLTQLKHPYLTQLAQYASPVDEVSELLERAIKENPPVVIRDGGVIAEGYNTELDEWRDLAAGATEFLDKLEQEERERHGIDTLKVGYNNVHGFFIQVSRGQSHLVPPHYVRRQTLKNAERYIIPELKEHEDKVLNSKSKALAIEKQLWEELFDLLLPYLERLQNIASSVSQLDVLQNLAERADTLDYCRPTMTEAAGVQIQAGRHPVVEQVMDEPFIANPIDLNDQRKMLIITGPNMGGKSTYMRQTALIALMAHIGCYVPAESATIGSIDRIFTRIGASDDLASGRSTFMVEMTETANILHNATPNSLVLMDEIGRGTSTYDGLSLAWASAEWLANQINAMTLFATHYFELTELPNQLPTLANVHLDAVEHGDSIAFMHAVQEGAASKSYGLAVAGLAGVPKAVIKNARAKLTQLEALSLESPTSKPSGVDIANQLSLIPGPSEVEQALANVDPDDLTPRQALEELYRLKKLL from the coding sequence GTGAAAGCCGATCAAAAACATACTCCCATGATGCAGCAGTACCTAAAACTGAAAGCAGAAAACCCAGAAATTCTGCTGTTCTACCGCATGGGCGATTTCTACGAGCTTTTCTATGATGATGCTAAAAAAGCTTCTCAACTCCTCGATATTTCACTGACTAAACGTGGTTCATCAAATGGTGAGCCTATTCCTATGGCGGGTGTTCCTTACCATGCCGTTGAAGGGTACCTTGCAAAGTTAGTACAACTTGGTGAATCCGTAGCAATTTGTGAACAGATTGGTAATCCAGCACTTTCAAAAGGCCCTGTTGAGCGTGCTGTTGTACGTATCGTTACACCCGGTACCGTGACCGATGAAGCATTACTTTCTGAGCGCGTTGATAACCTAATTGCAGCCATTTACCACCACAACGGTAAATTTGGTTACGCGACACTTGATATTACCTCCGGTCGATTCCAACTTTGCGAACCAGAAACGGAAGAAGCAATGGCAGCAGAACTGCAGAGAACCTCACCACGTGAGCTACTGTTCCCTGAAGATTTCGAGCCAGTAAATCTAATGGCAAGCCGTAATGGCAATCGCCGTCGCCCTGTATGGGAATTTGAATTAGACACTGCTAAGCAGCAATTAAATAAGCAATTTGGTACTCGCGATCTGGTTGGCTTTGGCGTAGAAAGCGCAAAACTGGGTCTATGTGCGGCTGGTTGTTTGATCCAATACGTAAAAGATACTCAACGTACAGCCCTTCCACATATCCGTTCACTGACGATGGATAAACAAGATCACTCTGTGATCCTCGATGCAGCGACTCGCCGCAATCTAGAGATCACGCAAAATCTTGGAGGTGGTACTGATAACACCCTTGCCGAAGTACTTGATCACACCGCAACAGCAATGGGTAGCCGTATGCTTAAGCGTTGGTTACATCAACCAATGCGCAATATCTCTGCGCTCGATCAGCGCCTAGATGCGATTGGTGAGATGAAAGATTTGGCTCTATTCACAGAGCTACAGCCAACCTTAAAGCAGATTGGTGATATCGAGCGTATTCTTGCTCGTCTTGCACTTCGTTCTGCTCGCCCTCGCGATATGGCACGACTTCGCCAAGCAATGGAATACTTGCCAGAGCTTGCTGAAACGCTAACGCAACTTAAGCACCCGTACCTAACTCAACTTGCTCAATATGCTTCTCCTGTGGACGAAGTTTCTGAACTACTCGAGCGAGCGATCAAAGAGAACCCACCGGTGGTTATCCGTGACGGTGGTGTGATCGCAGAAGGCTATAATACCGAGCTAGATGAATGGCGTGACCTTGCAGCAGGTGCAACTGAGTTTCTGGATAAGCTTGAGCAAGAAGAGCGTGAACGTCATGGTATCGACACTCTAAAAGTTGGTTACAACAACGTACACGGTTTCTTCATTCAAGTGAGCCGCGGACAAAGCCACCTAGTGCCGCCACATTATGTTCGCCGTCAAACGCTGAAAAACGCTGAGCGTTACATCATTCCCGAGCTAAAAGAGCACGAAGACAAAGTGCTTAACTCTAAGTCGAAAGCACTCGCTATCGAGAAACAGCTGTGGGAAGAGTTGTTTGACTTACTACTGCCGTATCTAGAGCGCCTACAAAACATCGCCTCTTCAGTATCTCAGCTTGATGTTCTACAAAACTTGGCTGAGCGTGCAGATACGCTGGATTACTGTCGTCCAACCATGACAGAAGCTGCAGGTGTGCAGATCCAAGCAGGTCGTCACCCTGTTGTTGAACAAGTGATGGACGAACCCTTTATTGCTAACCCTATCGACCTTAATGATCAACGTAAGATGCTGATCATCACAGGTCCAAATATGGGTGGTAAATCGACCTATATGCGCCAAACGGCACTCATCGCATTGATGGCTCATATCGGTTGTTATGTTCCTGCAGAAAGCGCGACCATCGGCTCTATCGACCGTATCTTTACGCGTATTGGCGCATCGGATGATCTGGCTTCTGGCCGTTCAACCTTCATGGTTGAGATGACAGAAACTGCCAATATCCTGCATAACGCAACACCAAACAGCCTTGTGCTAATGGATGAAATCGGTCGTGGTACCAGTACTTACGATGGTTTGTCATTAGCTTGGGCAAGTGCAGAATGGTTAGCTAATCAAATCAACGCGATGACACTGTTTGCAACGCATTACTTTGAGCTAACCGAGTTACCAAACCAACTTCCAACGCTAGCAAACGTACACCTAGATGCGGTTGAGCATGGTGACAGCATTGCCTTTATGCACGCAGTTCAAGAAGGTGCAGCAAGTAAATCTTACGGCCTAGCGGTTGCAGGATTGGCTGGTGTACCAAAAGCGGTGATCAAGAACGCTCGCGCGAAGCTAACACAGCTCGAAGCATTGAGTCTTGAGTCTCCGACATCGAAGCCAAGCGGCGTTGATATTGCAAACCAACTAAGTCTGATCCCTGGACCAAGCGAAGTAGAACAAGCACTTGCGAATGTTGATCCTGATGATCTAACTCCTCGCCAAGCATTAGAAGAACTTTACCGCTTGAAGAAGCTGCTTTAG
- the pncC gene encoding nicotinamide-nucleotide amidase has product MQMTQDLSEQLGHLLAKHKQVLVTAESCTGGGVASAVTDIAGSSGWFDRAFVTYSNEAKQEMIGVQLKTLIEFGAVSEPVVIEMASGALQHSNGTLSVSISGIAGPGGATEDKPVGTVCFAWRALNGWDKVETHVFTGDRSQVRQQATHHALQVIYDYLSMEGK; this is encoded by the coding sequence ATGCAGATGACTCAAGACCTTAGTGAACAGCTTGGACATTTACTCGCTAAACACAAACAAGTGTTAGTGACGGCTGAATCTTGCACTGGCGGAGGTGTTGCGAGTGCAGTCACCGATATTGCGGGCAGCTCTGGGTGGTTTGATCGCGCTTTTGTTACGTACAGCAATGAAGCTAAGCAAGAGATGATAGGTGTACAGCTTAAAACCTTAATTGAGTTCGGCGCTGTAAGTGAGCCTGTCGTAATAGAAATGGCGAGCGGGGCATTGCAACATTCAAATGGGACGCTCTCTGTATCAATCAGTGGCATTGCTGGCCCAGGTGGCGCGACCGAAGATAAGCCTGTTGGTACGGTATGCTTCGCGTGGAGAGCGCTAAATGGCTGGGATAAAGTAGAAACGCATGTATTTACAGGCGACAGATCACAAGTACGCCAACAAGCTACGCACCATGCCCTGCAAGTTATTTATGATTACCTATCAATGGAAGGTAAGTAA
- the recA gene encoding recombinase RecA, with product MDENKQKALAAALGQIEKQFGKGSIMRLGDNRTMDVETISTGSLSLDIALGAGGLPMGRIVEVYGPESSGKTTLTLELIAAAQKVGKTCAFVDAEHALDPIYAQKLGVDIDALLVSQPDTGEQALEICDALARSGAIDVLVIDSVAALTPKAEIEGEMGDSHMGLQARMLSQAMRKLTGNLKQSNCMAIFINQIRMKIGVMFGNPETTTGGNALKFYASVRLDIRRTGAIKDGDEVVGNETRIKVVKNKIAAPFKQAETQILYGKGFNREGELIDLGVKNKLVEKAGAWYSYKGDKIGQGKANAGKYLRENPEVALEIDTKLRELLLTPAVLEEKDVEKEEENEEL from the coding sequence ATGGACGAGAATAAACAAAAAGCGTTAGCCGCAGCCCTTGGTCAGATTGAAAAGCAATTTGGTAAAGGTTCTATCATGCGTCTTGGTGATAACCGCACAATGGACGTAGAAACTATTTCTACAGGTTCTCTATCTCTAGATATCGCACTAGGTGCTGGTGGCCTACCGATGGGACGTATCGTAGAAGTTTACGGTCCAGAATCATCAGGTAAAACAACGCTAACGCTTGAGCTTATTGCTGCAGCACAGAAAGTGGGCAAAACGTGTGCATTCGTTGATGCGGAACACGCACTAGACCCTATCTATGCTCAAAAGCTTGGTGTTGATATCGATGCACTTCTTGTTTCTCAACCAGATACTGGTGAGCAAGCGCTTGAAATCTGTGATGCACTGGCTCGTTCAGGTGCAATCGACGTTCTTGTTATTGACTCAGTTGCAGCACTAACACCAAAAGCAGAAATCGAAGGCGAAATGGGCGACAGCCACATGGGTCTTCAGGCTCGTATGCTTTCTCAAGCGATGCGTAAGCTGACGGGTAACCTAAAGCAGTCTAACTGTATGGCTATCTTCATCAACCAAATCCGTATGAAAATTGGTGTGATGTTCGGTAACCCAGAAACAACAACGGGTGGTAACGCGCTTAAGTTCTACGCATCTGTTCGTCTTGATATCCGCCGTACTGGTGCGATCAAAGATGGTGATGAGGTTGTTGGTAACGAAACCCGTATCAAGGTTGTTAAGAACAAGATTGCTGCACCGTTTAAACAAGCTGAAACTCAAATCCTATACGGCAAAGGCTTCAACCGTGAAGGTGAGCTTATCGATTTAGGCGTTAAGAACAAGCTGGTAGAAAAAGCGGGCGCTTGGTACAGCTACAAGGGCGACAAGATCGGCCAAGGTAAAGCTAACGCTGGTAAATACCTGCGTGAAAACCCAGAGGTTGCTCTAGAGATCGATACTAAGCTTCGTGAATTGCTACTGACTCCTGCTGTTCTTGAAGAGAAAGACGTAGAGAAAGAAGAAGAAAACGAAGAGCTATAA